A single region of the Synergistaceae bacterium genome encodes:
- a CDS encoding UDP-glucose/GDP-mannose dehydrogenase family protein has product MKLVVIGTGYVGLVTGTCFARYGNNVVCADVDIERVKNLRRGIVPFYEPGLEEMMKRNMNEGRLSFTWSTAEALKGAEACFICVGTPQKPDGSADLSYVEGVAHDIGAGMSGNLLAIVKSTVPVGTNRRVQEIISAELESRNAPHKIFMASNPEFLREGSSLTDFLDPDRVIVGVDCPEARKIFEDLYSYLEPAKLIYMDTASAEMSKYAANAMLAARISFMNEMAGICEHVGADIESVRRGIGLDVRIGKKFLNAGCGYGGSCFPKDVRALRDFARAAGYEPQILTAVDDVNERAKRSVFEKLSARFDSLAGKVIAVWGLAFKPKTSDTREAPALVLIRSLLDAGARIQATDPRAITETRAFFGEHRGLVYVQDMYDAVNGADALAVMTEWDIYRKPDFSRMKKLMANPLIVDGRNIFPPAEMKRMGFTYISIGRPDVNA; this is encoded by the coding sequence ATGAAACTTGTTGTGATTGGCACGGGCTATGTTGGACTCGTTACAGGTACATGCTTTGCGCGTTACGGGAATAACGTAGTCTGCGCTGATGTTGACATTGAGCGGGTGAAGAACTTGCGCCGGGGAATAGTTCCGTTCTATGAGCCGGGACTCGAAGAGATGATGAAGCGAAACATGAACGAGGGCAGGCTCTCTTTCACGTGGTCGACAGCGGAAGCCCTCAAAGGCGCGGAGGCTTGCTTCATCTGCGTAGGGACTCCGCAGAAGCCGGACGGAAGCGCGGATTTGTCGTATGTTGAAGGTGTTGCACATGACATCGGCGCGGGAATGTCGGGTAACCTACTGGCTATCGTGAAATCCACAGTCCCTGTAGGCACAAACAGGCGGGTTCAGGAAATCATTTCCGCAGAGCTTGAGTCCCGCAATGCCCCGCACAAAATCTTCATGGCCTCAAACCCCGAATTTCTCCGGGAAGGCTCATCGCTGACAGACTTTCTTGACCCTGACCGCGTTATAGTGGGAGTCGACTGCCCCGAAGCCCGGAAAATTTTTGAGGACTTATATTCATATCTTGAGCCTGCGAAACTCATCTACATGGATACAGCCTCCGCTGAAATGTCGAAATACGCCGCAAATGCCATGCTTGCCGCCCGAATATCATTCATGAACGAAATGGCCGGGATATGCGAGCATGTCGGCGCAGACATCGAAAGCGTAAGGCGCGGAATTGGACTCGACGTGAGAATCGGCAAAAAGTTCCTCAACGCCGGGTGCGGTTACGGCGGGTCATGCTTCCCGAAAGATGTCCGGGCATTGCGCGATTTCGCCAGAGCCGCAGGGTATGAGCCTCAGATTCTCACAGCCGTTGACGACGTGAACGAGCGCGCAAAAAGATCCGTCTTCGAAAAACTGTCCGCAAGATTCGACTCCCTCGCCGGAAAAGTTATAGCCGTCTGGGGATTAGCCTTCAAGCCAAAGACATCAGACACCCGCGAAGCCCCCGCGCTTGTGCTGATACGCTCACTGCTTGACGCGGGCGCAAGGATTCAGGCCACAGACCCCCGCGCAATCACTGAGACACGCGCATTTTTCGGAGAACACCGGGGACTCGTCTATGTTCAGGACATGTATGACGCTGTGAACGGAGCCGATGCCCTCGCCGTTATGACTGAATGGGACATCTACCGAAAGCCGGATTTTTCCCGCATGAAAAAGTTAATGGCAAATCCCCTTATTGTTGACGGAAGAAATATTTTCCCGCCCGCCGAAATGAAACGGATGGGCTTCACGTACATATCTATAGGGAGGCCGGATGTTAATGCGTGA
- the rpoB gene encoding DNA-directed RNA polymerase subunit beta, giving the protein MPEFLPISKTRKRYTFGRARDLVEMPDMIGVQRDSYHWFYQDDVLPEERKTQGLQELLQEVFPIESYDGAFALEFISYSIDKPKITEEEARQKDMTWARPIKAVIRLTNTRTQVRKDAKEIFLGDFPVMTDRGTFIINGTERVVINQLARSAGIYFTHNAEGCSAKLIPDRGAWLDFAMPDSEKELVTANIDNRKKLPVTLLLKALGAKNNDDIIELLGIETVFREYNTDLKGYMAAENVTDDRGNIIVSRGTILEEEHIARLYAADNSEGAGILVYEMEPALARTLARDTTDSPDEAIRDIFKRLKPNEQGRIENARDYFRSLLQDPRRYTLGRVGRYKLNRRLNMNVPEDERLLSLEDVVTIVKEMFAMKAEDKISDDIDHLGNRRVRSIGELLQNQVRIGLLRMERIVRERMTTIPNLDEVTGRELINVRPIAACLREFFGSGQLSQFMDQTNPLAEVTHRRRLSALGPGGLSRERAGFEARDVHYTHYGRVCPIETPEGPNIGLVSSLTTYASINSHGFLVTPRRKVEGGKLTEKIDLLSADDEDKKYVAMASTQLEDDGITIAGDSCPTRHADEIVTVPTDMVDYMDVSPRQIVSPSTALIPFLEHDDANRALMGSNMQRQAVPLLVPEAPRVGTGIEHRIARDSGSCITAKEDGTVTYVDSDRIKIRNAKGRERTYDMIKFRRSNQSTLIHQRPLVRKGESVVKGDIIADGQAIENGELALGHNVLVAFVPWEGYNFEDAILLSENLVKEDKFSSIHIEEYEIEARETKLGAEEITRDIPNVGEDMLRNLDDDGIIRIGAEVSAGDILVGKVTPKGESDQTPEEKLLRAIFGEKAREVRDNSLKLPNGSWGKVVAIKQMDRRNSPEALGSGVIRSVKVYVAQRRKITVGDKMAGRHGNKGVVSRILPVEDMPYLPDGTPVDVVLNPLGVPSRMNLGQVLETIMGFVALNNGWHVSTPVFEGANENEIFSEMRKIAAAKYPDLTEDGMITIRDGRTGRPMDKKVTIGCMYMLKLNHLVDDKIHARSTGPYSLITQQPLGGKAQFGGQRFGEMEVWALEGYGAANVLQEILTVKSDDIRGRDKTYERIVKGQSLVKPGVPESFRVLVKELQGLGLDVEVTFDDGSHGDIPMEEDDRPMFTGRPPEIFSSPRKTRKPRAKPQQDASEDDILSVPLTDEPDMMPEISDVFLENEEPTAEDLARMSEDSDDLFADPVTDGEGDI; this is encoded by the coding sequence ATGCCTGAATTTTTGCCAATCAGCAAGACCCGGAAGCGATACACTTTCGGCCGCGCCCGTGATTTAGTTGAAATGCCCGATATGATAGGGGTACAGAGAGATTCTTACCATTGGTTTTATCAGGATGATGTTTTGCCTGAAGAAAGGAAAACGCAGGGGCTTCAGGAATTATTGCAGGAAGTTTTTCCGATAGAGAGTTATGACGGAGCATTTGCCCTAGAATTTATCAGCTATTCAATCGACAAACCCAAAATAACAGAAGAAGAAGCAAGGCAGAAGGATATGACGTGGGCCAGGCCGATAAAGGCCGTAATCCGACTCACGAACACAAGAACGCAGGTCAGGAAAGACGCAAAAGAAATATTCCTCGGTGATTTCCCCGTAATGACAGATAGGGGGACTTTCATCATCAACGGAACAGAGAGAGTCGTCATTAACCAGCTTGCGCGCTCGGCAGGAATTTACTTCACGCACAACGCTGAAGGCTGCTCGGCGAAATTGATTCCCGACCGCGGGGCGTGGCTTGATTTTGCTATGCCCGACTCGGAAAAGGAACTTGTTACAGCCAATATCGACAACAGGAAGAAATTACCCGTTACGCTTCTGCTTAAAGCCCTAGGAGCAAAGAACAATGATGACATTATCGAGCTTCTTGGGATTGAGACAGTATTCAGGGAATATAACACAGATCTTAAAGGTTACATGGCCGCGGAGAATGTTACTGATGACAGAGGAAATATCATAGTATCCCGCGGAACGATATTAGAGGAGGAGCATATAGCTAGGCTCTACGCCGCAGACAATTCCGAGGGAGCCGGGATTCTGGTCTACGAGATGGAGCCGGCATTAGCTCGGACATTGGCGCGTGATACGACAGACAGCCCGGACGAGGCAATCAGGGACATATTCAAGCGTCTCAAGCCAAATGAGCAGGGACGAATCGAGAACGCCCGCGATTATTTCAGGAGTCTCCTTCAAGACCCGCGTCGCTACACATTGGGCAGGGTAGGACGCTACAAGCTAAACAGGCGGCTTAATATGAATGTCCCGGAAGATGAGAGATTACTCAGCCTTGAGGATGTCGTTACTATCGTCAAAGAAATGTTCGCCATGAAAGCCGAGGACAAAATCAGCGATGACATTGACCACCTCGGGAACAGGAGAGTCCGCTCAATCGGTGAATTGTTGCAGAATCAAGTAAGAATAGGGCTTCTCAGAATGGAGCGCATAGTCCGCGAGAGAATGACGACAATCCCGAATCTTGACGAGGTTACAGGCCGCGAATTAATCAACGTCAGGCCGATAGCCGCATGTCTGCGGGAATTTTTCGGGTCAGGCCAGCTCTCTCAGTTCATGGATCAGACTAACCCGCTTGCTGAAGTTACGCACCGCCGGAGACTCTCAGCACTTGGGCCGGGAGGACTCAGCCGAGAGCGCGCCGGATTTGAGGCAAGAGACGTACATTACACGCACTACGGGAGAGTCTGCCCGATTGAGACACCTGAAGGGCCGAACATCGGACTCGTGTCATCACTCACGACTTACGCCAGCATTAACTCTCACGGATTCCTAGTTACGCCGCGCAGGAAGGTTGAAGGCGGGAAGCTCACCGAGAAAATTGACCTCCTTTCAGCGGATGACGAAGACAAGAAATATGTCGCTATGGCCAGCACTCAGCTTGAGGATGACGGAATCACAATCGCAGGCGACTCATGTCCCACGCGCCACGCGGACGAAATTGTTACAGTCCCAACAGACATGGTTGACTACATGGACGTTTCACCGCGTCAGATAGTCTCGCCGTCAACAGCATTAATCCCCTTCCTTGAACATGACGATGCTAACCGCGCTTTGATGGGTTCAAACATGCAGAGGCAGGCAGTCCCGCTATTAGTCCCGGAAGCACCCAGAGTCGGAACAGGAATCGAACACAGAATCGCACGCGACTCCGGCTCATGCATAACAGCAAAGGAAGACGGCACTGTAACATACGTAGACTCAGACCGCATAAAGATACGTAACGCAAAAGGCCGCGAACGTACATATGACATGATAAAGTTCCGCCGCTCGAACCAGTCAACGCTAATCCATCAGCGTCCGTTAGTCCGCAAAGGCGAGTCAGTCGTGAAGGGCGACATCATCGCAGACGGTCAGGCAATCGAGAACGGAGAACTCGCACTCGGTCATAATGTGCTTGTCGCATTCGTCCCGTGGGAAGGCTATAACTTTGAGGACGCAATATTACTCAGCGAAAATCTCGTGAAGGAAGACAAATTCTCATCAATCCACATTGAAGAGTACGAGATAGAAGCCCGCGAAACGAAATTAGGCGCAGAGGAAATCACCCGCGACATTCCGAACGTCGGGGAAGACATGCTGCGGAATCTCGATGATGACGGGATAATCAGAATCGGCGCGGAAGTCTCAGCAGGCGACATCCTCGTGGGAAAAGTTACGCCCAAAGGCGAGTCAGATCAGACACCGGAAGAGAAATTATTGCGCGCTATTTTCGGCGAAAAGGCCAGGGAAGTCCGCGACAACTCATTGAAGCTCCCGAACGGCTCATGGGGGAAAGTCGTCGCCATAAAGCAAATGGACAGGCGAAACAGCCCCGAAGCTCTCGGCTCAGGCGTAATCCGCTCGGTGAAGGTCTATGTAGCCCAGCGCAGGAAAATCACAGTCGGCGACAAAATGGCAGGCAGGCACGGCAACAAGGGAGTCGTCAGCAGGATTCTCCCCGTTGAGGATATGCCCTATCTGCCGGACGGGACTCCCGTTGATGTTGTGCTAAACCCGCTCGGCGTTCCCAGCCGTATGAATCTCGGTCAGGTTCTTGAGACTATCATGGGATTTGTCGCGCTCAACAACGGATGGCACGTTTCAACGCCGGTTTTTGAGGGTGCGAACGAGAACGAAATATTTTCCGAGATGAGGAAGATTGCCGCGGCAAAATATCCCGATCTCACAGAGGACGGAATGATTACTATCCGCGACGGCAGAACAGGCAGGCCGATGGACAAAAAGGTTACAATCGGCTGTATGTACATGTTGAAGCTGAATCACCTTGTCGACGACAAAATTCACGCCCGGTCAACAGGCCCGTACAGCTTAATCACTCAGCAGCCGCTAGGCGGTAAAGCCCAGTTCGGCGGGCAGAGGTTCGGAGAGATGGAGGTATGGGCGTTAGAGGGTTACGGCGCGGCGAATGTATTGCAGGAAATATTGACCGTGAAATCTGACGACATAAGAGGCCGCGACAAGACATATGAACGTATCGTGAAAGGTCAGAGCCTCGTAAAGCCCGGAGTCCCCGAAAGTTTCAGGGTATTGGTGAAAGAATTGCAGGGACTCGGACTCGATGTTGAAGTTACGTTTGATGACGGCTCCCACGGCGATATACCTATGGAGGAAGACGACAGGCCGATGTTCACGGGCAGGCCGCCGGAGATTTTCTCATCGCCCAGAAAGACACGCAAGCCCCGCGCAAAGCCTCAGCAGGATGCCTCAGAAGATGACATACTTTCAGTGCCTCTGACTGATGAGCCTGACATGATGCCGGAAATTTCTGACGTGTTTTTGGAGAATGAAGAGCCTACAGCCGAGGATTTAGCGAGAATGAGCGAGGACTCTGATGACTTGTTCGCTGACCCTGTAACAGACGGAGAGGGGGATATTTAG
- the rpoC gene encoding DNA-directed RNA polymerase subunit beta', which yields MAKRKEITGVRIKLATPERIHAISKGEVLKPETINYRTLRPETDGLFCEKIFGPTRSYECKCGKYKRSGPKFKGVVCEHCGVEVTDNRVRRERMGHIDLAVPVVHIWYLRGIPSRLSLLLGTSAKDLERVIYFAPLKKTEKAYKVTATSHPDIVSIGAVISATAVKIHEHYDPDFRCEKAYMIDEAMSIPVNVGDIISASQLAKYKTDYGDEALRAEPAFVLTEDSEELGLTAGAIVPASKAPESAERAKTGNNDAFVVTGVVKIQVDGQELSKGKILSESELKKAHELYPELFPKDENRPEDEQCSVVVDDPCHLVILPGSSPFEQGDVIFEHQQKLCKAYDDRFDAGIGADGVLALINRLDLDFLADSLREQIADTTGQKKRKLIKRLQVTEDFRKSDSQPQSMILTVLPVIPPDLRPLVQLDGGRFATSDLNDLYRRVINRNNRLKKLQALNAPEIIIRNEKRMLQECVDALIDNGRVGKAVLGAGNRPLKSLTDLLRGKKGRFRQNLLGKRVDYSGRSVIVIGPQLKIYQCGLPKQMALELFKPFVIRRLVEGGLAPNVKNAKRRIEKGGGEIWEILENIIKDHPVMLNRAPTLHRLGIQAFEPVLMEGKAIRLHPMVCTAFNADFDGDQMAVHVPLSIEAQAEARLLMLSANNLLSPASGRPVVTPTQDIVLGVYYLTDMRGGLQGDGRHFMSMDDVLSAISHGTVHVNAKIWLKENPELYGHPKGRRKFSDGKDAVIVDSFEDVTGNPHAVFFETSPGRVLFNTRIAKQLRFVNEQLGKKKIGALLDDAYDKVDRPGVVEMLDEIKSLGYHWAARSGISFGVQAVRIPDEKAEITRATEAEDNVAKENYEMGLLTYDEYLDQKSKLWAEATKNIADSIEAHMSEDNPVRMMVDSGARGSKGQLGQMAGIRGLMADPTGKTIDYPITANFREGMNMLEYFISTHGARKGLADTALRTAKSGYLTRRLVDVSQDLIITEHDCGTDKGICIRPLISEGKTMIGIAERIAGRTSLHDIEANGELIVKSGDIITEALARKIESAGINEVWVRSPLACALKKGVCQKCYGHDLSSRKLVPIGEAVGVVAAQSIGEPGTQLTMRTFHTGGVRSAEDITQGLPRIEQLFEVRRPRKVCILAGVEGHIKEIITEGKRKVIIEDEDGNTVSHAIPTGQDIREGVEEGMEVHKLTPLTEGSIDPQQLLEVEGIDAVQKMLVDEIQYVYHSQGVSINNKHIEVILRKVAPLNKVRVIEEGDTSYVAGDMIWEDDVARREREITDDNEKRVKDAAENFAGDILVATDRPDAEIDEYIGQPLTEDILRKILTPGVTVKSFTVLHGESEIDVIIGKSAFRKRMYNARLLNEIKIGNYKIRKNINIGRDDLKRVTSGGPVVLRIRHREHLEALVNKKWLAEEISIPKKDGKRVVAEPDTFITPEASQQIAQSGVRDIKVWNSVEYLDVVDGIRTALKAMNIIGKDIYEDGEFSGKTVTEEMIEALAKGDIQQIEFDDGEAVITIRRIDILRKLLASKLRGKIYVSAKFQAVKAEITEPESQSQESEQESDGGTESENDSGEIRITGGTELRAETISELAAMNPAEIWVRPSNSKPEIVHLIREYTFVQRMREFPECRPFIHGITKAALATDSFLSAASFQQTAQVLAGAAVKGEMDPLSGLKENVIIGHLIPAGTGAEAFRSIAYRSEGRPRPRFTQSEPQKKETVLESADIFN from the coding sequence TTGGCCAAGAGAAAAGAAATCACAGGAGTACGAATCAAATTAGCCACGCCCGAAAGGATTCACGCTATCTCAAAAGGCGAGGTGCTGAAGCCGGAGACGATAAATTACCGCACATTGAGACCCGAAACAGATGGGTTATTCTGCGAGAAAATTTTCGGCCCTACAAGAAGCTACGAGTGCAAATGCGGGAAGTACAAGCGTTCCGGGCCTAAGTTCAAGGGAGTAGTCTGCGAACACTGCGGAGTCGAGGTTACAGACAACAGAGTCCGCCGCGAAAGAATGGGACATATTGATTTGGCCGTCCCTGTCGTGCATATTTGGTACCTGCGCGGAATACCCAGCCGATTAAGCCTCCTTCTTGGGACAAGCGCGAAAGACCTCGAACGGGTTATATATTTCGCACCCCTCAAGAAGACCGAGAAAGCCTACAAGGTTACAGCGACATCACACCCCGACATTGTGAGCATCGGCGCGGTTATCTCAGCGACAGCCGTGAAGATTCACGAGCATTACGACCCCGATTTCAGGTGCGAGAAAGCGTACATGATTGACGAGGCTATGAGCATTCCCGTTAATGTCGGCGATATTATTTCAGCGTCTCAGCTCGCGAAATACAAGACCGATTACGGCGATGAGGCTCTCAGGGCTGAACCTGCGTTTGTCCTAACTGAAGACAGCGAAGAGTTAGGACTCACTGCGGGCGCAATTGTCCCGGCCTCCAAAGCCCCGGAGTCAGCAGAACGCGCCAAGACCGGGAATAATGATGCGTTTGTCGTTACGGGAGTCGTGAAAATTCAGGTTGACGGGCAGGAACTCTCAAAGGGAAAAATTCTGTCCGAGTCAGAACTCAAGAAGGCGCATGAGCTTTACCCGGAGCTTTTCCCGAAAGACGAGAACAGGCCGGAGGATGAGCAGTGCAGCGTTGTTGTTGATGATCCGTGCCACCTCGTAATTTTGCCGGGAAGCTCCCCGTTTGAGCAGGGAGATGTCATCTTTGAGCATCAGCAGAAATTGTGCAAGGCATATGATGACAGGTTCGATGCGGGAATAGGCGCGGACGGAGTACTAGCACTGATTAACCGACTCGATCTTGACTTCCTCGCAGACTCACTCAGGGAGCAGATAGCCGACACTACCGGGCAGAAGAAACGAAAGCTCATCAAGCGTCTTCAGGTTACGGAGGATTTCAGGAAGAGCGACTCTCAGCCGCAATCCATGATATTAACCGTCCTTCCCGTAATCCCGCCGGATTTGCGCCCCCTCGTACAGCTTGACGGGGGAAGATTCGCAACAAGCGACCTCAACGATCTATACAGACGAGTCATCAACCGAAACAACAGACTCAAAAAGTTACAGGCTCTCAACGCCCCGGAGATCATCATCCGCAACGAAAAGCGAATGTTACAGGAATGCGTTGACGCTCTCATAGACAACGGCAGAGTCGGAAAGGCCGTATTAGGCGCGGGCAACCGTCCATTGAAGAGCCTCACGGACTTATTGCGCGGGAAAAAGGGACGCTTCCGCCAGAATCTTTTAGGGAAAAGAGTCGACTATTCCGGGCGGTCGGTTATCGTTATCGGGCCTCAGCTCAAAATATATCAGTGCGGACTCCCGAAACAGATGGCCTTGGAGCTGTTCAAGCCGTTTGTGATTCGCAGGCTCGTTGAAGGCGGACTCGCTCCCAACGTCAAGAACGCAAAGCGGAGAATCGAGAAAGGCGGCGGCGAGATATGGGAGATTCTCGAAAACATCATCAAAGATCATCCCGTCATGCTCAACCGCGCTCCCACTCTGCACCGACTCGGCATTCAGGCGTTTGAGCCGGTACTCATGGAGGGAAAAGCTATCAGGCTTCACCCGATGGTCTGCACGGCGTTCAACGCGGATTTTGACGGCGACCAGATGGCCGTACACGTTCCCCTAAGCATTGAGGCACAAGCAGAGGCAAGACTCCTCATGCTGTCAGCAAACAACCTTTTATCACCCGCAAGCGGAAGGCCGGTTGTTACTCCCACACAGGATATTGTGTTAGGCGTGTACTATTTGACCGACATGCGCGGGGGGCTTCAGGGAGACGGGCGGCACTTCATGAGCATGGACGATGTTTTGTCGGCAATCTCGCACGGCACTGTCCACGTGAACGCAAAAATCTGGCTCAAAGAGAATCCCGAACTCTACGGCCATCCCAAAGGCAGGAGGAAATTTTCTGACGGCAAAGACGCGGTAATAGTCGACAGTTTCGAGGACGTAACCGGGAATCCTCACGCCGTGTTTTTCGAGACGAGTCCCGGCCGTGTCCTGTTCAACACAAGAATCGCAAAGCAGCTGCGATTCGTGAATGAGCAGCTCGGAAAAAAGAAAATAGGCGCGCTTCTTGATGACGCTTACGACAAAGTAGACCGTCCCGGAGTCGTTGAAATGCTTGACGAGATAAAATCCCTCGGCTATCACTGGGCGGCAAGGAGCGGAATCAGTTTCGGAGTCCAAGCCGTGAGAATCCCGGACGAGAAAGCAGAAATCACCCGCGCAACTGAAGCTGAAGACAACGTAGCCAAAGAGAATTACGAGATGGGACTCTTAACGTACGATGAGTATCTCGATCAGAAGAGCAAACTTTGGGCGGAGGCCACGAAAAATATCGCCGACAGCATAGAGGCTCACATGAGCGAGGATAACCCCGTCCGCATGATGGTTGACTCAGGTGCGCGAGGCTCAAAAGGTCAGCTCGGTCAGATGGCAGGCATTCGCGGACTCATGGCCGACCCTACCGGAAAAACGATAGATTACCCGATTACGGCGAATTTCCGCGAGGGTATGAATATGCTTGAGTACTTCATTTCGACACACGGCGCAAGAAAGGGACTCGCTGACACGGCATTACGCACGGCGAAATCAGGATACTTAACGCGGAGGCTTGTTGACGTTTCGCAGGACTTAATCATAACTGAGCATGACTGCGGAACGGACAAAGGCATCTGCATTCGCCCCCTAATCAGCGAGGGTAAAACGATGATAGGAATCGCCGAAAGAATCGCGGGGCGCACATCACTTCACGACATTGAAGCAAATGGTGAGTTAATCGTGAAATCGGGCGACATAATCACAGAAGCATTAGCCCGTAAAATCGAGTCAGCCGGAATCAATGAAGTGTGGGTGCGGAGTCCTCTTGCGTGTGCGCTGAAGAAGGGAGTCTGTCAGAAATGCTACGGGCATGACCTCTCATCACGCAAACTTGTTCCCATCGGCGAGGCTGTCGGAGTCGTCGCGGCTCAGTCAATCGGCGAACCCGGCACTCAGCTCACTATGCGTACATTCCACACGGGCGGAGTGCGTTCGGCGGAGGATATTACGCAGGGTCTTCCGAGAATTGAGCAGCTCTTTGAGGTCAGGAGGCCGCGAAAAGTCTGCATACTCGCGGGCGTTGAAGGACACATCAAAGAGATAATAACAGAGGGAAAACGCAAGGTAATCATTGAGGACGAGGACGGAAATACAGTATCCCACGCGATTCCTACAGGGCAGGACATCAGAGAGGGAGTCGAGGAGGGGATGGAAGTCCACAAATTAACACCCCTCACTGAAGGAAGCATTGACCCTCAGCAGCTTTTAGAGGTTGAAGGGATTGACGCGGTTCAGAAAATGCTTGTTGACGAAATTCAGTACGTCTATCATTCTCAGGGTGTCAGCATAAACAACAAGCACATAGAAGTTATACTCCGAAAAGTTGCACCGCTGAACAAAGTACGGGTAATCGAGGAAGGCGACACATCATATGTCGCAGGCGATATGATCTGGGAGGATGACGTAGCCAGGAGAGAGCGCGAAATCACCGATGACAACGAAAAGCGCGTGAAGGATGCCGCCGAGAATTTCGCCGGGGATATACTTGTTGCCACTGACAGGCCGGACGCTGAAATAGATGAGTATATCGGCCAGCCGCTGACAGAGGATATACTCCGCAAGATTCTAACTCCGGGCGTAACGGTAAAATCATTCACGGTTCTTCACGGTGAGTCAGAGATTGATGTAATCATCGGAAAATCAGCGTTCAGGAAGAGAATGTACAACGCCAGACTCCTCAACGAGATAAAAATCGGAAACTACAAAATCCGCAAGAATATCAATATCGGCCGCGATGACCTCAAGCGCGTAACGTCCGGCGGGCCTGTAGTACTCCGTATAAGGCACAGGGAACACCTTGAAGCCCTCGTCAACAAAAAATGGCTCGCTGAGGAAATCTCAATCCCCAAGAAAGACGGAAAAAGAGTCGTTGCTGAACCTGACACATTCATTACGCCGGAGGCCTCACAGCAGATTGCACAGAGCGGAGTCAGGGACATAAAGGTGTGGAACTCTGTCGAATATCTCGATGTCGTTGACGGAATCCGCACGGCACTAAAGGCCATGAACATTATCGGGAAAGACATCTACGAGGACGGCGAATTTTCCGGGAAGACTGTAACGGAAGAAATGATTGAAGCCCTCGCAAAAGGCGACATTCAGCAGATAGAGTTTGACGACGGTGAAGCAGTAATCACGATTCGGAGGATTGATATTCTGCGGAAGCTCCTTGCCTCAAAGCTGAGGGGAAAAATCTACGTCAGCGCAAAATTCCAGGCAGTGAAGGCAGAAATCACAGAGCCGGAATCACAGTCCCAAGAGTCAGAGCAGGAGTCAGACGGCGGGACAGAGTCCGAAAACGACAGCGGTGAAATCCGAATCACAGGAGGCACTGAGCTTAGAGCCGAAACAATCTCGGAGCTTGCGGCCATGAACCCGGCAGAAATTTGGGTGAGGCCGTCAAACTCAAAGCCCGAAATCGTACACCTCATACGGGAATATACGTTTGTGCAGAGAATGCGCGAGTTCCCGGAGTGCAGGCCGTTCATACACGGAATCACTAAGGCGGCACTTGCTACTGATAGTTTCCTGAGTGCGGCTTCATTCCAGCAGACAGCGCAGGTTCTTGCGGGTGCGGCGGTGAAGGGTGAAATGGATCCGTTAAGCGGGCTGAAGGAGAACGTAATCATCGGTCATCTTATCCCGGCAGGGACAGGGGCAGAGGCTTTCAGGAGCATCGCTTACAGGTCAGAAGGAAGACCGAGACCGAGATTCACGCAGAGTGAGCCTCAGAAAAAAGAGACAGTACTCGAAAGCGCAGACATCTTCAACTAG